One genomic segment of Pseudomonas chlororaphis subsp. aurantiaca includes these proteins:
- the tnpC gene encoding IS66 family transposase has product MTLVTDSLPNDLQALKALVSAQRAEIERLKMMIAKLRRMQFGRSSEQLDAMIDQLQLSLEKLEVSQTELTPPTEPPPRTVSRRKPLPEHLPRETQVHQPESQCTGCGGKLRHLGEDVSEVLEYVPARFKVIRHVRPKWVCRCCEHIAQVPAPSRPIARGLAGPGLLAHVLVSKFVDHLPLYRRSEIYAREGVELERSTLADWVGQSSQLLRPLINALEHHVMSGHKVHADDTPIGVLAPGNGKTKTARLWTYVRDDRSAGDSTPAAVWFAYSPDRKGQHPRVHLKSFRGILQADGYAGFAQLYATGTIEEAACWAHARRKFYDVYKDLASPLAAEALQRIAVLYAIESEIRGQPPNLRKAVRQSRASPLLEQLHAWLNQTLTQLSKKKLALGSAILYALNRWQALTRYCNDGRIEIDNNAAERALRAVALGRKNYLFAGSDAGGERAAAIYSLVGSAKLNGLNPQAYLTHVLERIAEHPINRVSELLPWNVSLNHSEHCEAA; this is encoded by the coding sequence ATGACACTCGTGACCGACTCTCTGCCGAACGATCTTCAAGCCTTGAAGGCCCTGGTCTCTGCCCAGCGGGCAGAGATTGAGCGCTTGAAAATGATGATCGCCAAGCTGCGTCGTATGCAGTTCGGTCGCAGCTCCGAGCAACTGGACGCCATGATCGACCAGCTCCAGTTGAGTCTTGAGAAGCTGGAAGTCAGCCAGACTGAACTGACACCCCCAACCGAACCGCCACCTCGCACCGTCTCTCGGCGCAAGCCGTTACCTGAACACCTGCCTCGCGAAACTCAAGTCCATCAGCCCGAGTCGCAATGCACTGGCTGCGGTGGGAAGCTTCGCCATTTGGGTGAGGATGTGTCCGAAGTGCTGGAGTACGTTCCGGCACGTTTCAAAGTCATTCGCCATGTCCGTCCGAAGTGGGTTTGCCGCTGCTGTGAGCACATCGCCCAGGTGCCGGCACCGAGTCGGCCAATAGCCCGAGGCCTTGCAGGCCCGGGGTTGTTGGCACATGTGCTGGTCTCGAAGTTTGTTGATCATTTGCCGTTGTATCGGCGGTCCGAGATCTACGCCCGTGAGGGCGTGGAGCTGGAGCGCTCAACCCTGGCCGACTGGGTCGGCCAGAGCAGTCAGTTGCTGCGACCACTGATCAACGCTCTTGAGCATCACGTCATGAGCGGTCACAAAGTCCATGCCGACGACACACCGATTGGCGTGCTTGCGCCGGGCAATGGCAAGACCAAAACGGCTCGCCTGTGGACGTACGTGCGAGACGATCGATCTGCCGGTGACTCGACACCGGCGGCGGTCTGGTTTGCCTACTCGCCGGATCGCAAAGGGCAACATCCCCGCGTTCATCTCAAGAGCTTCAGAGGGATCTTACAGGCTGACGGCTATGCCGGTTTTGCTCAGCTGTATGCCACGGGCACTATTGAGGAAGCCGCGTGCTGGGCTCACGCCCGCCGCAAGTTTTACGATGTCTACAAAGACCTGGCTTCACCACTTGCCGCCGAGGCGCTGCAACGGATTGCGGTCCTGTATGCCATCGAAAGCGAGATTCGAGGGCAACCGCCCAACCTGCGAAAAGCGGTTCGGCAAAGCCGAGCCAGTCCGCTGCTGGAGCAACTGCACGCATGGCTTAACCAGACGCTGACTCAATTGTCGAAAAAAAAATTGGCATTGGGCAGTGCGATCCTCTATGCCCTCAATCGGTGGCAGGCGCTGACGCGCTACTGCAATGATGGCCGGATCGAAATCGACAACAATGCCGCCGAACGCGCGTTGCGCGCCGTCGCATTGGGTCGCAAAAATTACCTGTTTGCCGGTTCCGATGCCGGCGGAGAACGAGCGGCTGCGATTTACAGCCTGGTGGGTTCGGCCAAGCTAAACGGATTGAACCCACAAGCCTATTTGACCCATGTACTGGAGCGCATTGCCGAGCATCCGATCAATCGGGTGAGCGAGTTGCTACCCTGGAATGTTTCTTTGAACCACTCTGAACACTGCGAGGCCGCCTGA
- the tnpB gene encoding IS66 family insertion sequence element accessory protein TnpB (TnpB, as the term is used for proteins encoded by IS66 family insertion elements, is considered an accessory protein, since TnpC, encoded by a neighboring gene, is a DDE family transposase.), translating to MIAPPAGTRIWIAAGVTDMRRGFDGLAALVQTQLEADPFSGQIFAFRGRRGDRIKLLWWDGDGLCLFCKRLEQGRFVWPQATSGSVSLTTAQLSMLLEGIDWRRPIRTAPVLAV from the coding sequence ATGATTGCCCCGCCCGCTGGAACCCGTATCTGGATCGCCGCCGGCGTCACGGACATGCGCCGTGGCTTCGATGGATTGGCGGCCTTGGTGCAAACTCAACTGGAAGCCGATCCCTTCTCCGGTCAGATCTTCGCCTTTCGCGGACGGCGCGGTGACCGGATCAAGCTGTTGTGGTGGGATGGCGACGGCCTGTGCCTGTTTTGCAAACGGCTGGAACAAGGGCGCTTTGTCTGGCCGCAAGCAACCAGCGGCAGCGTGTCGCTGACGACCGCGCAGTTGTCGATGCTATTGGAGGGCATTGATTGGCGCAGGCCAATTCGTACAGCACCCGTCCTCGCGGTCTGA
- the tnpA gene encoding IS66-like element accessory protein TnpA — MDTVTPARRAGRRPNFPLDFKRQVVEATFQPGASVSLIAREHDVNANLVFRWRHQYQEGLFGAVSQSTTLLPVQVIEAPMDLPQVVQPQAECHSEIAVEVGKAKLRITGAPDPQTLQFVLQQLLR, encoded by the coding sequence TTGGATACCGTTACCCCAGCCCGTCGAGCCGGTCGCCGCCCCAACTTTCCGTTGGACTTTAAACGCCAAGTCGTCGAAGCCACCTTCCAGCCAGGAGCTTCGGTGTCGTTGATCGCTCGCGAACATGACGTCAATGCCAACCTGGTTTTTCGCTGGCGGCATCAATATCAGGAAGGGTTATTCGGTGCCGTCAGCCAGAGCACAACGCTTTTGCCCGTCCAGGTGATCGAGGCGCCAATGGATCTGCCGCAAGTCGTCCAGCCACAGGCAGAGTGTCATTCCGAGATCGCAGTTGAGGTAGGAAAAGCCAAGCTGCGTATCACAGGCGCACCCGATCCGCAGACGCTGCAATTCGTCTTGCAGCAGTTATTGCGATGA
- a CDS encoding RHS repeat-associated core domain-containing protein: protein MTTITDVATAQRCLGTPTLSVVDNRGLLVRTVQYNRTTAEEPLDELISQQTYSVLGHLSSSIDPRLLAEQQLDSSVPPNIRYVSSLSGQQLKLQSQDAGERLALYDSEGGVVWQQDARVQQLTRTFDPLHRLTSIIELAEGTRRVSERLIYADSSTSTDANLCGQLLQAYSPAGMALTDAYSITGQLLRSEQQFLQDEILHSDWAGSDPSVWNAALTPETFTARWAYDALAQAVQTLDAKGNQQHCRFNIAGQLATSELLLAGQTTPKAVLQAIDYSAAGQVLHEEAGNGVVTDYVYELQTQRLSSLTTIRPAQRGRATVLQALTYQYDPVGNLLAINNAAKAIRYTRNQQVAPLSRYQYDALYQLCQAGGRENANAGQQTQALPLAIVPLWQEMGELTNYTRTYTYDRGNNLTAIQHVGLHPYTQQMVVATTSNRAVQQTVGLTPQDVDGFFDACGNLLQLTPGQPLSWDSRNQLLRTTQVVRNGSDDDCEVYWYDSQGQRATKLGMALTSGTTQAKRVRYLPGLELRQTEQTPSEGGSTSVTETLQVIQFAAAGRQALRVLHWEQGKPVEIENDQCRYSLGDQIGSSLLELDQQADILTREEYFPFGGTAVWSARNETETRYKYVRYSGKERDATGLYYYGFRYYAPWLGRWLNPDPAGTVDGLNLFCMAGNNPITRKDITGLMFRSNNEKNTPTSSGKGFFAAKFSNWINDSKAPTANPASKSNSIESASTNKTIAVNRFNQFLELLQLQKPPSASASTATPVASELHRFSAKNFGDYEYSPTLKQHGAVKLLSNKADGNCLLYALAGRDLSFEEIIELREDIAKQVGISRAGRDVSSLEIYSSLVPTIPNTLALIEGLDKVSVETLQAMIKVPGIYAGDTEIHGYTKIPGNPKSFVVMTEEENKNLEIRMFSNNTTCTLYNGLKAEATSTINEIRRQELPMVYLTGSGPGAHWQRAF, encoded by the coding sequence ATGACCACCATCACCGACGTCGCTACCGCGCAACGCTGTCTGGGTACACCGACCCTGTCGGTGGTCGATAACCGAGGGCTGTTGGTGCGTACCGTCCAGTACAACCGCACCACTGCCGAGGAGCCACTGGACGAACTGATCAGTCAACAGACCTATTCCGTGCTGGGCCACCTGAGCAGCAGCATCGACCCGCGGTTGTTGGCCGAACAACAGCTTGATTCCTCAGTGCCGCCCAACATTCGTTATGTCTCATCACTGTCCGGCCAACAGCTCAAGCTCCAGAGCCAGGACGCCGGCGAACGGCTGGCGCTGTATGACAGCGAAGGTGGTGTTGTCTGGCAACAGGATGCTCGGGTTCAGCAACTCACCCGCACCTTTGACCCCTTGCATCGCTTGACCTCGATCATTGAGCTTGCCGAGGGCACCCGTCGGGTCAGCGAACGCTTGATCTACGCCGATTCCAGCACATCGACCGACGCCAATCTATGTGGACAGTTACTGCAAGCCTACTCCCCCGCCGGCATGGCCCTCACCGATGCCTATAGCATCACTGGCCAGTTGCTGAGGAGCGAGCAGCAGTTCCTGCAGGACGAGATCTTGCACAGTGACTGGGCGGGCAGCGATCCGAGCGTTTGGAATGCCGCCTTAACCCCCGAGACGTTTACCGCCCGCTGGGCCTACGATGCCTTGGCCCAAGCAGTACAGACCCTCGATGCCAAAGGCAACCAGCAGCATTGCCGCTTCAATATCGCCGGCCAGCTGGCAACCAGCGAACTGCTGTTGGCCGGGCAGACCACCCCGAAGGCGGTTTTGCAGGCGATCGACTACAGCGCCGCCGGCCAGGTGCTGCATGAAGAGGCCGGCAATGGCGTGGTCACTGACTATGTCTACGAACTACAGACACAACGGTTGTCCAGCCTGACCACCATCCGACCGGCGCAGAGAGGGCGAGCCACTGTACTGCAAGCACTGACCTACCAGTACGACCCGGTCGGCAATCTGCTGGCGATCAACAATGCTGCCAAGGCCATCCGTTACACCCGCAACCAACAGGTCGCCCCGCTCAGTCGGTACCAGTACGACGCGTTGTATCAGTTATGCCAGGCCGGTGGCCGGGAAAATGCCAATGCCGGCCAGCAAACCCAAGCCTTGCCCCTGGCTATCGTACCGCTCTGGCAAGAGATGGGTGAACTGACCAATTACACCCGAACCTATACCTATGACCGCGGCAACAACCTCACCGCGATTCAGCATGTCGGCCTGCATCCCTATACCCAGCAGATGGTAGTGGCCACTACCTCCAACCGTGCCGTTCAGCAGACGGTCGGCCTCACGCCGCAGGATGTGGATGGCTTTTTTGATGCCTGCGGCAACCTGCTGCAACTGACGCCAGGCCAACCACTGAGCTGGGACAGCCGCAACCAGCTGCTGCGCACCACCCAGGTGGTGCGCAACGGATCCGATGATGATTGCGAAGTGTACTGGTACGACAGTCAGGGGCAGCGGGCCACCAAGCTGGGTATGGCCCTGACCAGCGGCACCACGCAGGCTAAACGGGTGCGTTATCTGCCTGGGCTGGAATTACGCCAGACCGAACAGACACCAAGCGAAGGTGGCAGCACCAGCGTCACCGAAACCCTACAAGTGATTCAGTTCGCCGCAGCTGGGCGACAGGCATTGCGGGTGTTGCATTGGGAACAGGGTAAACCGGTTGAGATCGAAAACGACCAGTGTCGCTACAGCCTGGGCGATCAAATCGGCTCCTCATTGCTCGAGCTGGACCAGCAAGCCGATATTCTGACCAGGGAAGAGTACTTCCCCTTCGGCGGTACGGCGGTGTGGTCAGCGCGTAATGAGACGGAAACCCGGTACAAGTATGTGCGGTATTCGGGCAAGGAGCGGGATGCGACCGGGCTGTACTATTACGGTTTCCGTTATTACGCGCCGTGGCTGGGGCGCTGGTTGAATCCGGACCCGGCGGGGACCGTCGATGGGTTGAATCTATTTTGCATGGCAGGTAATAACCCGATCACCAGAAAGGATATTACTGGACTAATGTTTAGATCAAATAATGAAAAAAACACCCCAACCTCATCAGGCAAAGGTTTTTTTGCAGCTAAATTCAGCAACTGGATTAATGACTCAAAAGCACCTACAGCAAATCCAGCCTCTAAATCCAACAGCATTGAAAGTGCCAGCACCAACAAAACAATTGCAGTCAATCGATTTAATCAATTCTTGGAACTTTTGCAACTTCAGAAACCCCCTTCGGCCTCAGCCTCTACAGCCACCCCTGTAGCTTCCGAACTGCATAGATTCTCCGCAAAGAACTTCGGCGACTATGAGTACTCCCCTACATTAAAACAACATGGCGCAGTAAAGCTATTAAGTAACAAAGCCGATGGCAACTGCTTGCTGTACGCCCTGGCGGGTCGAGACTTGAGCTTCGAAGAAATTATCGAGCTCAGAGAAGACATTGCAAAACAGGTTGGCATATCAAGAGCAGGGCGCGATGTGTCCAGCCTCGAAATCTACAGCAGCCTAGTACCAACCATACCCAATACTTTGGCGTTAATTGAAGGATTGGATAAAGTTTCTGTCGAAACGCTGCAGGCTATGATTAAAGTCCCTGGGATATACGCAGGAGACACAGAAATTCATGGGTACACCAAAATTCCTGGAAATCCGAAAAGTTTCGTTGTAATGACAGAAGAGGAAAACAAAAACTTGGAAATTAGAATGTTTTCAAACAACACCACCTGTACACTCTACAATGGCCTCAAGGCAGAAGCTACTAGTACGATAAATGAAATACGTAGACAAGAACTTCCTATGGTTTACCTCACCGGCTCGGGCCCCGGAGCGCACTGGCAACGGGCATTTTAA
- a CDS encoding MarR family winged helix-turn-helix transcriptional regulator, translating to MIPSQCLCTNLRRAARGVSRFYDGALDGFGINVAQYSLLSNLQRLDQPSISSLAEAMGLDRSTLGRNLRVLEGEGLVRLSEGEDQRNRIVQLTEEGQQRLLAALPAWEAAQQRLIDRLGAEKRETLLALLNELA from the coding sequence ATGATTCCTTCTCAATGTTTGTGCACGAACCTGCGTCGCGCCGCCCGTGGCGTCAGCAGGTTCTACGACGGCGCTCTCGACGGCTTCGGGATTAACGTTGCCCAGTATTCCTTGCTGAGCAACCTGCAGCGCCTGGACCAACCGAGCATTTCCAGCCTGGCCGAGGCCATGGGCCTGGATCGCAGCACCCTGGGCCGCAACCTGCGGGTGCTGGAAGGCGAGGGGCTGGTCCGGCTGTCCGAGGGTGAGGATCAACGCAATCGCATTGTCCAGCTGACTGAGGAGGGCCAGCAGCGACTGCTGGCGGCCTTGCCTGCCTGGGAAGCGGCGCAACAGCGTTTGATCGACCGTCTGGGTGCAGAGAAACGCGAAACCTTGCTGGCCTTGCTGAACGAACTGGCGTGA
- a CDS encoding adenosylcobinamide-GDP ribazoletransferase: MLPFWIALQFLSSFPVRLPGMPSPEEMGRSLLFYPLIGLLFGLLLWGLNQLLMGAPLLLHGALLLTVWVLLSGALHLDGLADSADAWLGGFGDRERTLTIMKDPRSGPIAVVTLGLVLLLKFAALVALIEQQTGVALLLAPLIGRGALLGLFLCTPYVRPGGLGQALANYLPRLAGKWVLGLAALVCIVLGGYSAVLALLLAGVVFAGLRQLMLRRLGGTTGDTAGAMLELLETAVLVGLALF, from the coding sequence ATGCTGCCATTCTGGATCGCCTTGCAATTTCTCAGCAGTTTTCCGGTGCGTTTGCCGGGCATGCCATCGCCCGAGGAAATGGGCCGGTCGTTGCTGTTCTATCCGCTGATCGGCCTGCTGTTCGGGCTGCTGCTGTGGGGGCTGAACCAGTTGTTGATGGGCGCGCCGCTGTTGCTGCATGGGGCGTTGTTGCTGACGGTCTGGGTACTGCTCAGTGGCGCCTTGCATCTGGACGGGCTGGCCGACAGTGCGGACGCCTGGCTGGGCGGCTTCGGCGATCGCGAGCGTACGTTGACGATCATGAAAGACCCGCGCAGCGGGCCGATCGCCGTGGTCACCCTGGGGCTGGTGTTGCTGCTCAAGTTCGCCGCGCTGGTGGCGCTGATCGAGCAGCAGACCGGTGTCGCCTTGCTGCTGGCGCCGCTGATCGGTCGCGGCGCCTTGCTCGGGCTGTTCCTCTGTACGCCTTATGTGCGCCCTGGTGGCCTTGGGCAGGCGCTGGCGAATTATCTGCCGCGTCTGGCTGGCAAGTGGGTGCTGGGGCTTGCTGCATTGGTGTGCATAGTGCTCGGAGGTTATAGCGCAGTGCTGGCGTTACTGCTGGCGGGCGTGGTGTTTGCCGGCTTGCGGCAGCTGATGCTGCGCCGTCTGGGCGGCACCACCGGGGATACGGCGGGCGCTATGCTGGAGCTGCTGGAGACGGCGGTCCTGGTGGGGTTGGCGTTGTTCTAG